A part of Corynebacterium lactis RW2-5 genomic DNA contains:
- a CDS encoding YeeE/YedE thiosulfate transporter family protein, which produces MLVTGLALGAVLGYVMQRGRFCVTGFLRDIFTQRSWRGFVALLIVISVHAVGLAALTSGGVITPEYDNLTPIAVIVGGLVFGIGIVLAGGCASGTWYRSGEGLIGSWIALVFYGLSAAAMKTGVLSGVNEALKSQTVELTSIHASLGISVWPLAIALSALTAFLAVRFLREEFSGPKPAKLAARKSGIAHILAEKPWHVYSTAVAVGVLGVIAWPLSAATGRNDGLGITTPSSNLTNFIVNGDTAKFDWGVLLVLGILLGSFVAAKASGEFRLRVPDATQGARSVVGGIFMGVGAAWAGGCTVGNGMVQTSLFSYQGWLALVAIAAGVGIAAKVWLKPSAAPAAAPSAPLADATTAPVAPVDAVAAPEGTNAAGFAIAPVALLDRAVVKQDKGKLVDLGSGRYELDTVGAVCPFPLIEAKEAIGKIEVGEELVIPFDCTQATDAIPRWAAKDGHEVTSFEQTDEAGWIISVKRGK; this is translated from the coding sequence ATGTTGGTTACCGGATTGGCGCTCGGCGCAGTGCTCGGCTACGTAATGCAGCGTGGCCGATTCTGCGTTACTGGCTTTCTGCGCGATATCTTCACCCAGCGCAGCTGGCGCGGCTTCGTCGCCCTCCTGATCGTTATCTCCGTCCACGCGGTCGGGCTGGCTGCCCTGACCAGCGGCGGCGTAATCACCCCGGAGTACGACAACCTCACCCCAATCGCCGTCATCGTCGGCGGCCTGGTCTTCGGCATTGGCATTGTCCTGGCCGGCGGTTGCGCTTCCGGCACCTGGTATCGCTCGGGCGAGGGCCTCATTGGTTCCTGGATTGCCCTGGTGTTCTACGGTCTGTCGGCCGCCGCGATGAAGACCGGTGTTCTCTCCGGTGTTAACGAGGCCCTGAAGTCCCAGACAGTGGAGTTGACCAGCATCCACGCCTCCCTGGGTATTAGCGTTTGGCCGCTGGCAATCGCCCTGTCCGCGCTGACCGCTTTTTTGGCAGTGCGATTCCTCCGCGAGGAGTTCTCCGGCCCGAAACCCGCGAAGCTGGCCGCCCGCAAGTCCGGAATCGCGCACATTCTCGCCGAGAAGCCGTGGCACGTGTACTCCACCGCCGTTGCCGTCGGCGTGCTGGGCGTTATCGCCTGGCCGCTGTCCGCCGCGACCGGGCGCAACGACGGCCTGGGTATTACTACTCCGTCGTCGAATCTGACCAACTTCATCGTCAATGGCGACACCGCCAAGTTCGACTGGGGCGTGCTGCTGGTTCTGGGTATACTCCTCGGCTCGTTCGTCGCGGCTAAGGCCTCGGGCGAATTCCGTCTCCGCGTCCCGGACGCCACCCAGGGTGCGCGCTCCGTCGTCGGCGGCATCTTCATGGGTGTTGGCGCCGCATGGGCCGGCGGCTGCACTGTCGGCAACGGTATGGTACAGACCTCCCTGTTTAGCTACCAGGGCTGGCTGGCGCTTGTCGCAATCGCCGCTGGCGTGGGCATCGCCGCCAAGGTCTGGCTGAAGCCGTCCGCAGCTCCTGCCGCTGCGCCGTCCGCTCCGCTTGCCGACGCCACCACCGCCCCCGTGGCCCCCGTTGACGCGGTTGCTGCTCCGGAGGGCACAAACGCCGCTGGCTTTGCCATCGCGCCGGTTGCGCTGCTGGACCGTGCCGTCGTCAAGCAGGACAAGGGCAAGCTGGTCGACCTTGGTAGCGGGCGCTACGAGCTGGACACCGTCGGTGCTGTCTGCCCCTTCCCGCTGATTGAAGCGAAGGAGGCAATCGGCAAGATTGAGGTTGGCGAGGAGCTGGTGATTCCGTTCGACTGCACCCAGGCGACCGACGCGATTCCGCGCTGGGCCGCGAAGGATGGGCACGAGGTCACGAGCTTCGAGCAGACCGATGAGGCAGGCTGGATCATCTCGGTCAAGCGCGGGAAGTAG
- a CDS encoding polysaccharide deacetylase family protein, whose protein sequence is MGTPSTSRRKFLAAGLSLPLLGAAQFLASCTLPAGKSSGSVPDGASGASSSSMPSTDVALPESATPTLEQESVAKLLPEEVIARYQHAHPQDWGLDLPGIARTVDPNPKTIALTFDACGGAHGSQIDEALLATLEEHGVPATLFWNKRWIDANPRRALEIAENPLFQIENHGTSHKPLSVNGRPAYGIAGTADVAELVEEIEGNRKFMREFLGVESNWFRSGTAHYDDTAIQIARDLGVSIAGFAVNGDAGATLPAPSVTNSLVHSRAGAIAIMHMNQPGHGTAEGVRAAIPQLRAAGFTFVKLGQA, encoded by the coding sequence ATGGGCACCCCAAGCACTTCGCGCCGTAAGTTTCTCGCCGCAGGACTATCGCTGCCATTGCTCGGCGCAGCACAGTTTCTTGCCTCCTGCACACTTCCTGCAGGAAAGTCTTCAGGGTCTGTGCCTGACGGTGCGAGTGGCGCTTCTTCGTCCTCAATGCCGTCAACCGACGTGGCCCTGCCCGAATCGGCAACGCCGACTCTGGAGCAAGAAAGCGTCGCAAAGCTTCTGCCGGAAGAGGTGATTGCGCGCTACCAGCACGCTCACCCGCAGGATTGGGGGCTTGACCTGCCGGGTATTGCGCGCACCGTTGACCCAAACCCGAAGACAATTGCCCTGACTTTCGATGCCTGTGGAGGGGCGCATGGGTCTCAAATCGATGAGGCTCTGCTTGCAACCCTTGAAGAACACGGCGTGCCCGCGACGCTGTTTTGGAATAAGCGCTGGATTGACGCCAATCCCCGAAGGGCACTCGAAATCGCAGAAAATCCTCTGTTCCAGATTGAAAATCACGGAACCTCGCATAAGCCGCTGTCGGTTAATGGGCGCCCGGCTTACGGCATCGCGGGCACAGCGGATGTTGCCGAGCTCGTCGAAGAGATTGAGGGAAACCGCAAGTTTATGCGGGAGTTTTTGGGAGTGGAATCCAATTGGTTCCGTTCCGGCACCGCTCATTACGACGACACAGCGATACAGATTGCCCGCGACCTGGGAGTATCTATAGCGGGCTTTGCCGTAAACGGTGACGCGGGAGCGACACTACCCGCGCCATCCGTAACAAACTCGTTGGTGCATAGCCGCGCTGGCGCAATCGCGATTATGCATATGAACCAACCCGGACACGGCACGGCCGAAGGTGTCCGGGCGGCGATTCCGCAATTGCGTGCGGCGGGGTTTACTTTTGTGAAGTTGGGGCAGGCGTGA